The sequence below is a genomic window from Flagellimonas marinaquae.
GTCCTCCCAGCATACCGCCGAGTCCACTTTTTTTGCTGCTTCCACTGTTAAGCACCATACCTGCTAGATCATCGATAACACTTCCGTCACCATCGCTGTCCAAAAAGCTTTCCACTAAGGATTGTTGCTTGGATGCCGCGGCACCTCCGCCCATTAAGCCGCCCAATAGACCGTTGAGTCCTTCAGGACTGCTTACGTTTTGTTGTCTGGTCTGTTTTCCCAAATATCCCAAAAGGATTGGTGCTGCTATTTTCAATATTTGGGCAATCGACCCCGCATCGATCCCTGATTTAGAACTTAGCGCATTCTCTACCTGTGGTTGTTTGGCCCCAAGGATATGGCCCAATATCCCGGCACCATCATCCATTACATTCTGATCTACACCTCCACCGAAAAGACCTCCTAAATCATCCAAAATACCACCATCGTGCTTGGAGGATAGGGCATTCATCAATCCTT
It includes:
- a CDS encoding DUF937 domain-containing protein, giving the protein MTGLLDMINSPMGKQLVSGVAGQTGQSENKTAEVLSMAMPLLMGAMKKNASTPGGAQGLMNALSSKHDGGILDDLGGLFGGGVDQNVMDDGAGILGHILGAKQPQVENALSSKSGIDAGSIAQILKIAAPILLGYLGKQTRQQNVSSPEGLNGLLGGLMGGGAAASKQQSLVESFLDSDGDGSVIDDLAGMVLNSGSSKKSGLGGMLGGLFGK